The genomic stretch GGCAAGCGGTCCGGTAAGTTTTGCAGAGCAGGTTGAATGGTTTCGCCGCAAATGCGCAGATGCGCTACCCGGCTGTGAGGGATTTGCGGCTTTAGGTGATTCATTTAATGCATACTTGAATAAAGATTTTCCTGTCGCTTTCGTGCACGCATCGCGTGCGATGTGGTCCTATCAACAAGGAATAGACGTTTTGAAGGAAGCAGAGCACGGCGATTGGCAAAATTTCTACCGAGCGGACTGGCTTACGAACATTAAGAGTACGGTGAACAATATGGATACATTAAGAAGATGGCTGCGTATGCACGGAGACAATCCGGATTTCTTTGCTTGGTATAAAAATTTTCTGATGCCGGAAACAGATAAATGTATTTATTTGGAAAATACTCATCGTAATCCTTTGACAGACGACGAGCTGGCTCAAAGACTGCAAATAAAGTTCGGCATATCATACTTGCGGAACGAGAGGATTCACTGACCACCTGCAATAGCTTGCATTATGGTTCCAGAACTGCTGCTGCAAACTTACAGCAACCGAATCGCCATTGAAGAAGATTATCCGGCAATGAAAGATTATATGAACTATTTGAAATCAAAAGAGGTGCATGAAGGGTTAATTTGCCATAGCCTCGGAGACTGGGGCATTGCTCCGCAAACCGGCGGCGATTATATTGAAAACGTAGAGACGGCATTTTATTATGAGTGTTACCGATTAATGGCTAAGTTCGCTGCTGTGCTGGATGCAGCCCGAGCATCCCAGTTATATTCGCTTTGTCGAGATGGGGTGAAGCTGCATATAAGCATTCCGCCTAATACGACTGCGAAAGTCAAGCTGCCGATTCTTTCGTCTACTGGACATGTTCTGAAGAACGGTGCTCCATGTGAATATGAAATGTTACGTGAGAATGGACAGATTTATGGCGTCATAAAGGTTGAGTCCGGAAGTTATCTATTTCATGCTTAATGCATTAAGGTAATATGAAAGTAATCATAAATAACAGATTCAGATAAGAAAATTATTTAGTGGTAGGCACTGACGACGCAGTCAGTGCCTATTTGCTATAGCTAAGGAGGACAACCAGATATTTACTGAACGATTAAAACGAACAGAGCTCAAGGACATGAAGATTAAGCATAAGCTGCTGGCCAGAGAAAACGGTTTATGATTATTTCGAAAATATACGTAAAGAATCGATATTTACAAAATTCAATATAAAATTAACCGGCACAAAATGAACTTGATCTATTTCAGCGTTGTATTTTACA from Paenibacillus sp. FSL H8-0548 encodes the following:
- a CDS encoding family 78 glycoside hydrolase catalytic domain translates to MVPELLLQTYSNRIAIEEDYPAMKDYMNYLKSKEVHEGLICHSLGDWGIAPQTGGDYIENVETAFYYECYRLMAKFAAVLDAARASQLYSLCRDGVKLHISIPPNTTAKVKLPILSSTGHVLKNGAPCEYEMLRENGQIYGVIKVESGSYLFHA